One genomic window of Pseudomonadota bacterium includes the following:
- the ribA gene encoding GTP cyclohydrolase II, with the protein MPGNAHALRSQPSERNPPARLSRYAEAIVPTDYGSLQVVVYRERESSHEHCALVAGNVSNQDDVLVRVHSECFTGEVLHSLKCDCREQLDSALRQITAAGRGAVLYLRQEGRGIGLGNKIRAYALQAGGADTVDANRLLGFGDDLRRYDAASAMLKDLGVRSVTLLTNNPKKVQALQADGVIVSDRISMKVSLNKHNRQYLITKRCRMGHVL; encoded by the coding sequence ATGCCAGGAAACGCCCACGCCCTCCGATCGCAGCCGAGCGAACGGAATCCACCAGCTCGACTCAGCCGCTACGCGGAAGCCATCGTCCCAACCGATTATGGATCATTGCAAGTAGTGGTCTATCGAGAACGGGAGAGCAGCCACGAGCACTGCGCGCTCGTGGCCGGCAACGTGAGCAACCAAGACGACGTGCTGGTGCGGGTACACAGCGAGTGTTTCACGGGCGAAGTGCTTCATTCGCTCAAGTGCGATTGCCGCGAACAGCTCGATAGTGCGCTCCGGCAAATCACCGCGGCGGGTCGCGGTGCGGTCCTTTACCTGCGACAAGAGGGCCGGGGCATCGGTCTGGGCAACAAGATCCGCGCCTACGCGCTGCAGGCCGGCGGTGCCGATACCGTCGATGCCAACCGGCTGCTGGGGTTTGGCGACGACCTGAGACGCTACGACGCCGCAAGCGCGATGTTGAAAGACCTTGGCGTCCGCTCCGTGACACTGCTGACAAACAACCCAAAGAAGGTCCAGGCGCTGCAGGCTGACGGTGTGATCGTCTCCGACCGAATCTCCATGAAGGTATCGCTCAACAAGCACAATCGCCAGTACCTGATTACGAAGCGCTGCCGCATGGGACACGTGCTCTAA
- a CDS encoding MerR family transcriptional regulator has protein sequence MKRRLLTTGEMASGSESTLRTVRFYEDVGLIRPVSRTPGGHRKFDPRELERLRAIVGFREAGLTVDEIRNLMELKSRCESPEQAVAGLGNALGERAKALERKINLLKRVHRELGETLQFIEHCRGCTHGPFPECCDRCDLNTSDRCPRPAQLLWGAGPKACSLDE, from the coding sequence GTGAAGAGGCGGCTGCTAACCACCGGGGAGATGGCAAGCGGGTCCGAGTCCACGCTTCGCACCGTGCGCTTCTACGAGGATGTCGGGCTGATCCGTCCTGTCTCGCGTACTCCGGGGGGACACCGGAAGTTCGATCCGCGTGAGCTCGAGCGGTTGCGGGCCATTGTCGGTTTTCGCGAGGCCGGGCTAACCGTCGACGAGATCCGAAACCTCATGGAGCTCAAGAGCCGCTGCGAGTCACCCGAGCAGGCGGTCGCGGGCCTGGGCAACGCGCTGGGGGAACGCGCCAAGGCGCTCGAGCGCAAGATCAACCTGCTGAAGCGCGTGCATAGGGAGCTTGGGGAAACCCTGCAGTTTATCGAGCACTGCCGCGGCTGCACGCACGGGCCGTTTCCCGAGTGCTGCGATCGCTGTGACCTCAACACGAGCGACAGGTGTCCGCGACCTGCACAACTGCTGTGGGGAGCCGGTCCAAAGGCCTGCTCGCTCGACGAGTAG
- a CDS encoding metallophosphatase family protein — translation MRIGVFSDVHANVEALSAVLEAYRDERVDRYYCLGDVVGYGASPNECIELVRETAELTILGNHDAAVAGRMDYSYYYEAARRALDTHARMLTPEHMQWLKSLPYKHDLDELGVLLCHGSPVRLEEFEYIFAPEQARECLEVYDELGDLTLIGHSHLCKVFALSRYDVRELPPASFSLEQGWKYIVSVGSVGQPRDYDNRASYTVYDSGTRSFEFKRVEYDIDAAANKIFASDLEHNFGHRLFIGV, via the coding sequence ATGCGCATCGGGGTCTTCAGCGACGTTCACGCCAATGTTGAGGCGCTGAGCGCCGTTCTCGAGGCCTACCGCGACGAACGTGTCGACCGCTACTATTGCCTGGGCGACGTCGTGGGCTACGGTGCGAGCCCCAACGAGTGCATCGAATTGGTGCGAGAAACCGCCGAGCTCACGATTCTGGGCAACCACGACGCGGCGGTGGCCGGGCGCATGGACTACTCGTACTACTACGAGGCGGCACGGCGCGCGCTTGATACGCATGCCCGTATGCTGACCCCGGAGCACATGCAGTGGCTCAAGTCGCTCCCTTACAAGCATGACCTGGACGAGCTCGGTGTCTTGTTGTGCCACGGCTCGCCCGTGCGGCTCGAGGAGTTCGAGTACATCTTCGCCCCCGAGCAAGCCCGCGAATGCCTCGAGGTTTACGACGAGCTGGGCGACCTCACACTGATCGGTCATTCCCACTTGTGCAAGGTCTTTGCGCTCTCTCGCTACGATGTCCGCGAGCTGCCTCCGGCCAGCTTTTCCTTGGAACAAGGCTGGAAGTACATCGTAAGCGTGGGTTCGGTAGGCCAGCCGCGCGACTACGACAATCGCGCGAGCTACACCGTCTACGACTCTGGGACGCGCTCTTTCGAATTCAAGCGGGTCGAGTACGACATCGACGCGGCAGCCAACAAGATCTTCGCCAGCGACCTCGAGCACAACTTCGGCCACCGGCTGTTCATCGGCGTGTAG
- a CDS encoding ion transporter → MTLASIRARTYELLSVEHRADRTSRRFNGLIGGLIVGNVLATVLESVSSIRQGHEAWFSYFETLSVAAFSIEYVARLWSAAAGFGARVRLMFRPMMLVDLLAILPWYLPRAGVDLRVLRALRLFRVARVMRLGPYVSAQRTLMRMFERCRYELGATLALGILLLLLASSGMYFVEREAQPEAFSSIPAAMWWAVVTLTTVGYGDTYPVTAAGQLLGGVIATLGIGLFALPTAILGASFLEALKEERQHPEPARCPRCGADLSPRSRGGA, encoded by the coding sequence ATGACCCTCGCATCCATCCGCGCGCGTACCTACGAGCTATTGTCGGTCGAGCACCGCGCGGATCGCACGAGCCGCCGGTTCAACGGGCTGATCGGAGGCTTGATCGTGGGCAACGTGCTCGCGACGGTGCTGGAATCGGTGAGCTCGATTCGGCAGGGGCATGAAGCATGGTTCAGCTACTTCGAAACGCTGTCGGTGGCCGCGTTCAGCATCGAGTACGTGGCGCGGCTGTGGAGCGCGGCGGCCGGCTTCGGTGCCCGCGTGCGTCTGATGTTCCGGCCGATGATGCTCGTGGATCTGCTTGCGATCCTGCCTTGGTATCTGCCGCGCGCCGGCGTAGACCTGAGGGTATTGCGCGCACTGCGGCTGTTTCGTGTGGCGCGTGTCATGCGGCTCGGCCCTTACGTGTCGGCGCAGCGCACCTTGATGCGCATGTTCGAGCGCTGTCGTTATGAGCTCGGCGCGACCTTGGCCCTCGGCATACTGTTGCTGTTGCTCGCTTCATCCGGCATGTACTTCGTCGAACGCGAGGCCCAACCCGAAGCGTTCTCGTCGATTCCAGCGGCGATGTGGTGGGCCGTCGTGACGCTCACGACCGTGGGCTACGGCGATACCTACCCCGTGACCGCCGCCGGACAGCTCCTCGGGGGTGTGATCGCGACGCTGGGCATCGGCTTGTTCGCGCTGCCCACGGCGATTCTGGGCGCATCGTTTCTCGAAGCGCTCAAGGAGGAACGCCAACACCCGGAGCCCGCACGCTGCCCGCGTTGCGGCGCTGATCTCTCGCCCCGATCCCGAGGCGGTGCTTGA
- a CDS encoding nucleotidyltransferase family protein — MCDPSPSRPRWTRVGVELLVGSQLAEVLCALSAQEVNALLLKGTAFWTSIYEPGERKVTDIDLLVHPDEQERSVAALQGLGYRIRPPPGRPATARQFYERTFLSGAAARPVPVEIHTNLIHPVRYRIDLEGLFARAQTSELSGQPVRRLCAEDSLLHLALHRTVHGHGLDADLRNIEDAHRLIRAFPIRWDVLSGRARSWGCCIALWLLLTSARQRFSSPVPEATLAGLSPRTLRRRYVRRVTASHEGVLQFRWPGLAPWRRRLLLFPIVLDSPRQHLASLLHFARLRALDVLESRFAETQRDR; from the coding sequence ATGTGCGATCCGAGTCCATCACGGCCGCGCTGGACGCGCGTCGGGGTCGAGCTGCTCGTAGGCTCGCAGCTGGCAGAGGTGCTCTGCGCGCTGTCGGCCCAAGAGGTCAATGCGCTGCTGCTCAAAGGCACGGCGTTTTGGACAAGCATCTACGAGCCGGGCGAACGCAAGGTGACCGACATCGATCTGCTGGTTCACCCGGACGAGCAGGAGCGTTCGGTCGCAGCTCTGCAAGGCCTGGGTTATCGAATCAGGCCGCCGCCAGGTCGCCCCGCCACAGCGCGCCAGTTCTACGAGCGTACCTTCCTTTCGGGCGCTGCCGCCCGTCCAGTTCCGGTCGAGATCCACACCAACCTGATTCATCCTGTCCGCTACCGGATCGATCTCGAGGGCCTGTTTGCTCGCGCGCAAACCAGCGAGCTCTCGGGGCAGCCCGTCCGGCGCTTGTGCGCCGAGGACAGCTTGCTGCACCTGGCACTGCACCGCACCGTCCATGGGCACGGGCTCGATGCGGATCTGCGCAACATCGAGGACGCCCATCGTCTCATCCGCGCGTTTCCGATCCGCTGGGATGTGCTGTCGGGGCGCGCCCGCTCGTGGGGCTGTTGCATCGCGCTCTGGCTGCTGCTCACCTCTGCGCGCCAGCGCTTCTCGAGCCCAGTGCCCGAGGCCACGCTCGCGGGGCTGTCACCTCGGACGCTGCGCCGGCGCTACGTGCGGCGCGTGACCGCTTCGCACGAGGGCGTGCTGCAGTTTCGGTGGCCCGGCCTCGCGCCTTGGCGCAGGCGCCTGCTGCTGTTTCCCATCGTGCTCGATTCGCCCAGACAGCACCTGGCCTCGTTGCTGCATTTCGCTCGGCTGCGCGCGCTCGATGTGCTGGAGAGTCGCTTTGCCGAAACGCAGCGTGACCGCTGA